One segment of Pelecanus crispus isolate bPelCri1 chromosome 2, bPelCri1.pri, whole genome shotgun sequence DNA contains the following:
- the GNAL gene encoding guanine nucleotide-binding protein G(olf) subunit alpha isoform X5 gives MDDYTPTDQDLLRCRVLTSGIFETRFQVDKVNFHMFDVGGQRDERRKWIQCFNDVTAIIFVVACSSYNMVIREDNNTNRLRESLDLFKSIWNNRWLRTISIILFLNKQDMLAEKVLAGKSKIEDYFPEYAHYTVPEDATPDAGEDPKVTRAKFFIRDEFLRISTASGDGRHYCYPHFTCAVDTENIRRVFNDCRDIIQRMHLRQYELL, from the exons ATGGATGACTACACACCCACAGATCAG GACCTATTAAGATGCAGAGTGTTGACATCAGGGATTTTTGAAACAAGATTTCAAGTAGATAAAGTAAATTTCCA CATGTTTGATGTAGGTGGCCAGAGAGACGAGAGAAGAAAATGGATCCAGTGCTTTAATG ACGTCACAGCTATCATCTTCGTTGTGGCTTGCAGCAGCTACAACATGGTAATAAGGGAAGACAATAACACAAACAGACTACGGGAATCCCTGGACCTTTTCAAAAGTATCTGGAATAATAG gTGGTTACGGACCATTTCTATCATTTTGTTCTTGAATAAACAGGACATGCTGGCTGAAAAAGTCTTGGCAGGGAAATCAAAAATCGAAGATTACTTTCCTGAATACGCGCATTATACTGTACCTGAGGATG CAACACCAGATGCAGGAGAAGACCCCAAAGTCACAAGAGCCAAGTTCTTCATCCGGGATGAGTTTTTA AGGATAAGCACGGCGAGCGGAGACGGCAGGCATTACTGCTACCCGCACTTCACATGTGCAGTGGACACAGAAAATATCCGCAGAGTGTTCAACGACTGTCGAGACATCATTCAAAGGATGCATCTCCGCCAGTACGAACTCTTGTGA
- the GNAL gene encoding guanine nucleotide-binding protein G(olf) subunit alpha isoform X4, which translates to MHLCQSMFQDDKKFLSFLERIDSVSMDDYTPTDQDLLRCRVLTSGIFETRFQVDKVNFHMFDVGGQRDERRKWIQCFNDVTAIIFVVACSSYNMVIREDNNTNRLRESLDLFKSIWNNRWLRTISIILFLNKQDMLAEKVLAGKSKIEDYFPEYAHYTVPEDATPDAGEDPKVTRAKFFIRDEFLRISTASGDGRHYCYPHFTCAVDTENIRRVFNDCRDIIQRMHLRQYELL; encoded by the exons ATGCACCTCTGTCAGTCGATGTTCCAAGATGACAAAAAGTTCTTGAG cttTTTAGAAAGAATTGACAGCGTCAGCATGGATGACTACACACCCACAGATCAG GACCTATTAAGATGCAGAGTGTTGACATCAGGGATTTTTGAAACAAGATTTCAAGTAGATAAAGTAAATTTCCA CATGTTTGATGTAGGTGGCCAGAGAGACGAGAGAAGAAAATGGATCCAGTGCTTTAATG ACGTCACAGCTATCATCTTCGTTGTGGCTTGCAGCAGCTACAACATGGTAATAAGGGAAGACAATAACACAAACAGACTACGGGAATCCCTGGACCTTTTCAAAAGTATCTGGAATAATAG gTGGTTACGGACCATTTCTATCATTTTGTTCTTGAATAAACAGGACATGCTGGCTGAAAAAGTCTTGGCAGGGAAATCAAAAATCGAAGATTACTTTCCTGAATACGCGCATTATACTGTACCTGAGGATG CAACACCAGATGCAGGAGAAGACCCCAAAGTCACAAGAGCCAAGTTCTTCATCCGGGATGAGTTTTTA AGGATAAGCACGGCGAGCGGAGACGGCAGGCATTACTGCTACCCGCACTTCACATGTGCAGTGGACACAGAAAATATCCGCAGAGTGTTCAACGACTGTCGAGACATCATTCAAAGGATGCATCTCCGCCAGTACGAACTCTTGTGA